The genomic interval GCCGGACCCGCGAACGGGCCAAGGGCGATCTCGTCTCGGCCAACCTGCGGCTGGTCGTGTCCATCGCCAAGAAATACCAGGGCCGGGGCCTGCAGCTCCTCGACCTCATCCAGGAAGGCAACATCGGCCTGATGCGGGCCGCGGAGAAATTCGACTACCGGCGCGGCCACAAGTTCTCGACCTACGCGACCTGGTGGATCCGCCAGTCGATCACCCGGGCCATCGCCGACCAGGGGCGGACGATCCGCATCCCGGTCCACCTGACCGAGACCATCCACCGGCTGAAGAAGATCTCCCAGGCGTCTGTCCAGGAGACCGGCAAGCTGCCCGATCCCGACGATCTGGCCCGCAGGATGGGACTGCCGGTCAACAAGGTCCTGGAAATGCTCTATTCCTCCCAGGACCCGGTCTCGATCGAGACCCCTCTCGGGGAGAACGGCGAAGGATCGCTCGGCGACCTGCTCGAGGACAAGTCCTTCCCCTCGCCGCCCGACACGGTCATCCACATCAATCTCCGGGAGCAGATCGAAGCCGCCCTGAGGACCCTGCCCGAGCGGGAGACCCTCGTCCTGCGGATGCGCTACGGCCTCGGCGACGGCCGGGAATACACGCTCGAAGAGGTCGGCCAGCACTTCAAGCTGACGCGCGAGCGGATCCGCCAGATCGAACTGAAGGCCCTGAAGGCCCTCCAGCTGTCGGCCCCCGGCCAGAAGCTCAAATCGTTCTGACCGGCCTCGCCGCCCGCGGGCCCCGGCGCGTTGAATCGCCCCCGCCTTTCTGCTAGGCTAGGCTTCCTTCGGCCCCGGGAAACGCAATGACCTACGAGAAGATCGGCTTCATCGCCCCCTCAACCTGCCTGTCCCTCAAGGAGCGGCCCGTCCTCCACCGGACGGCCCGGCTCCTGCGCGAGGCCCTGGGCGTTCAGGCCGTCTATTTCAGCCCCCACCTGTTTTCGTGCGACACCGAGATCGACCACGTCACGGCCCCGGTCGACGACCGGGCGGCCGTCTTCAAGGAGGCCATCCGGGAGCTCGACCTGATCATCTCGGTCGCCGGCGGAACGGGAGCCGAGGACCTGGTCCGCAAGATCGACGCCAAGGACCTGCGCGTCATCCGGACCCGGCGCCCCCTCTTCGTCGGCTTCTCGGACTTCACCTTTCTCCTGAACGAGATCTACCACGCCTGCCGCCTGCCGGTCATCTACTTCCCGTCGCTCAAGGTCGGCAAGGGCGATTTCCACAACCTCCTGGCCCTCATCACCGGGCAGGAGATCGAGTACAAGGGCTCGGCCTGGCTGACCCCTCCCCCGCCCCGCCGGCTCTCCGGCATCCCCATCGGCGGCAACCTCTCGACCTTCGTCAACTTCCTCAACCGCGGCAACCCGCCCAAGTTCAGCTGGCGCCGGCACATCCTCTTCATCGAGGACGTCCAGGTCGACGTCGAGGACCTCCATCGCCTGCTGGCCGCCCTGCGGCGCCACGACGTCTTCGCCGGCATCAAGGGCCTTGTCCTCGGCTCGCTGACCCCGCCGGGCAAGGGCCAGTTCCCTAAGAAGGAGCAGCGCGAAGCCGTCCGGTTCGTCCGCTCCTACCTCGCCGACGTCATCCACGACCGCCGGCGCCAGGGCGATCCCCTGCCCATCCTGACGGTCACGAATTTCGGCCACAACATCCGGCGGAACCTCATGGCCGTGCCGATCGGCGGCAAGGTCACGATCTCCCGCTCCAAGCGGATCGTTTTCCGGTTGAGCAGGCGCTCCCCCCGGAACCACCAGGGCTCCTGAGCCGCC from Acidobacteriota bacterium carries:
- a CDS encoding sigma-70 family RNA polymerase sigma factor yields the protein MATDYKYKNQDELLQLLPGAPGGKLFGDEEEAVLASDGAASGARLSEPHNGNGNGKGLTSPEDIEQTADLVKIYLREMGSILLLSREQEIALARRMERGEKTILKALVNTPVTLGELESLEDLLRKTPEAFVKYFNMTEDGFSEDSLEARRRDVLTRIQKLRALSGRLEKIRPLVRNRFARGRLAVRIIRMARELEIKPEYQDRIVQAVQLRLKNGLKEAAKKRRPIDKAILQSIQSGRRTRERAKGDLVSANLRLVVSIAKKYQGRGLQLLDLIQEGNIGLMRAAEKFDYRRGHKFSTYATWWIRQSITRAIADQGRTIRIPVHLTETIHRLKKISQASVQETGKLPDPDDLARRMGLPVNKVLEMLYSSQDPVSIETPLGENGEGSLGDLLEDKSFPSPPDTVIHINLREQIEAALRTLPERETLVLRMRYGLGDGREYTLEEVGQHFKLTRERIRQIELKALKALQLSAPGQKLKSF
- a CDS encoding LD-carboxypeptidase, yielding MTYEKIGFIAPSTCLSLKERPVLHRTARLLREALGVQAVYFSPHLFSCDTEIDHVTAPVDDRAAVFKEAIRELDLIISVAGGTGAEDLVRKIDAKDLRVIRTRRPLFVGFSDFTFLLNEIYHACRLPVIYFPSLKVGKGDFHNLLALITGQEIEYKGSAWLTPPPPRRLSGIPIGGNLSTFVNFLNRGNPPKFSWRRHILFIEDVQVDVEDLHRLLAALRRHDVFAGIKGLVLGSLTPPGKGQFPKKEQREAVRFVRSYLADVIHDRRRQGDPLPILTVTNFGHNIRRNLMAVPIGGKVTISRSKRIVFRLSRRSPRNHQGS